The genomic stretch CATCTCGACGCCGTACTCCTCCTGAAGGCGACGCACGTTCCGTTTCGCCTGCTCGAAGTACTCCTCGTCTTTGCCGTCGTCGACGCCGTGGTCGATCGACCCGTCGGGAGTTCGTTTCCCGCGGCGAAGGTCGAACGGTCGCCAGTCGACCTCGAGTGGCTCCTCGCGGCTCTCTCGGTATCGCTCGAGTGAGCGCGTTCCCAGATAGCAAAACGGGCAGACGTAATCGGCGTAGAGGACGAGCCGATCGGCTGAGTCGGACATACCACACCGTAGGAACGTGCGCCTGAAAAGTCGATGGCAACCGGAGAGCGACTCACCAGGGGCGATTTCCAAGCCCGATTCGGACGCCGCCAGCGTCCGAATCACAACGTGCTAATGTCACCGCGTCCCACGACGACGCATGAAGTTCACGCCAGGGCCGACGACGATTCCGCCCGCAGTCAGAGACGCGATGGCCGAGCCACAACCGAACCCGAATATCGATCCGGCGTTCGCCGAGCGATACGACGCAGTCTGCCGAAAACTCGAGACCGTCTACGACACGTCCCACGACGTGGTCGTTCCCGGCGGCGAGGGGATCCTCGGCCTCGAGTCAGCAATCGCCTCGCTGATCGAACCCGGCGACCGCGTCCTCTGCATTTCGAACGGCCTCTACGGTGACGGTTTCGCGGACTTCGTCGACTCCTACGATGGCCAGGCTGAACTGGTCTCCGCACCGTACGACGAGGGCTACGATCTCGGGGCGATCGAGACGACGCTCGAGGACGCCGACGCTGCCGGCGAGCCGTTCACCGTCGCGACGATGGTCCACTGCGAGACGCCGACGGGAACGCTCAACGACATGGGACCCGTGCTGGATTTGCTCGAGGAACACGACGTGCTCAGCGTCGTCGACGCCGTCTCGTCGCTCGGCGGCACGCCGGTCCCGACCGATCGAATCGACGTCTGTCTCGGGGCCTCCCAGAAGTGTTTCAGCGCACCCTCGGGACTGACGACTGCAGCGGTCAGCGACCGGGCGTGGGAGCAGATGGCGGCCCGCGATCCCTCCTCGCGCTACACTAACCTCCTGCTCTGGCGGGACGTCTCCGACGGATTCCCCTACACGCACCTCACCGCGAACGTGAGCGCGCTCGACGCGGCCCTCGATCTGGTCCTCGAGGAGGGCCTCGAGGCCGTTTACGACCGTCACGAGGAGGCCGCCGCCCGGTGTCGAGCGCGCGGCGACGCGCTCGGCCTCGAGTTGTATCCCGACCCCGAGCGCGCATCGCCCACCGTGACGGCGTTTCACCTGCCGGGCGAAGCGACGCGCGTACAACAGCAGGTCGCCGACGAGGCCGGAATCGTGCTCGCGACGGGGCTCGGCGAGTTAGCCGACGACATCCTTCGACTTGGCCACATGGGATACAACGCCGACACGGAGAAAGTCGACCGCGCGATGGACGCCGTCGAAGCCGCGCTCGAGTAAGCTGCGAGAAGCGAGGGCACCAATCCGTCGTTTGCACACCGCTCGGGGGCCGCGTGAGCGACAGAACAGCCCGACTCCGCCTCGCCTATTCTGTCTCCGCGTCTCCGCCCGCAGTTGCGCTCGCGCCGTCGCTTCCTCCGTCGTTCGTCCCCGTGACGGCCGGTAGATTCGGATCTCGGTACGGGTTCCGACCGTAGGCTGGCAGCTCATCCTCGAGTTGGGACTTGAGGACGCGTCGGAGCCGATTCAGATTCGTCGTCTCGAGGCCGTACTCCGCGGCAAGCCGTTTGAACGTCTCTTCGTCAGTGATATCGTGTGCCCGGTACTGGCCGAACAGTTCGTCCATCCGATCGGCCGACAGCGACTGCGCGTCGATGTCGTCGAGGCCGAAGTACCGTTTTCGATCCTCGTCGACGACGTGACGGATCACGACGAGTGCGACCTTCGGAATCGCTCGTTGGCTCCCGAACTCGGTCAGATCGATCTCGTCCATGACGCCGAGTGCGAGGTCGCGTTGCCACGGCGTCACCTCGAGTGCGTTGCACAACGCCTGCGTCGTTCGCAGTCGATCGAGTCTGTGGGCGCGCTCGCTGTAGCCCGGGGTCGCCCCGTGTTGTTCGTCGTGGAGGCGACGGATGCGTTCGGAGAGGTCCGAGTCGGGGGTTTCCGCACGGCCGATGACCGTCGCACTCGGCGTGACGACGCCCCACTGGCGGACCGTCGAATCACGTTGGACGTCCGCGCGAGACAACGCGCCGGACCCGGGACGGGTCTCGAGGCGGCGCTTTTCGGCGAACTCACGCTGTGGGTCGTCACCGACGGCTCGTGGCTGATCGACGCCCGAACCGAGGTCGGCCCCGTCGTCTCTCATTACCTCTCGCTCGGACAGGCAGACAGAAAAAGGCTCGCTCGATGGTGCGAATCTCTCTCACAGAGCGACCCTCACTCGAGCGATACCGGTAGCTGCTCGAGTTCGATACCGTCGGCGAAAAGCTCCTCGTAGCTTCACCTTGTGACCAGAAGCACTTAAAGAACAGACGACTCGCCAGTCGTCTCGATGTAATCGTCGACGAATTCGTCCAGTCGCTCGCGTTCGGGGCCGTCTCGAGCGTGCACGGCCGGATCGATCTCTCCGGAGGGGTGTGCGAAGTTCCGTCCAACGGTGTCACCGATCGTCACGTCCCCGTCACCCGCTCGCTTTCGCTCGAGTAGCCCTCGGGCGCGTTCGATTCGCTCGTCGGTGAAGACGGTGGGTGCCTGCTCGGTGAGGAACGTCTCGAACTCGAGGGCGGGCAACTCGTGATCGCCTCGTTCGCCGGTTGCCTCGAGATACCGGGCGGCCATCGCGGCCCGGCAGATCAGTAGGTTTCGTTTGACCGTCGGTCTGGTCTGCGTTTCGCTGAATCGCTCGTCGTCGGCCGAAACGGTCGTCGTTCCGTCGTCGGTCTCGACGACGTACGCGTCGCCGTCCGCGTTCACTTCGACGATCGGAAAGAGGGTATCGTCGGACCGCACCAGGTGGTGTGAAATGTACTTGCGGTAGTTGTTGGTCGCAATTCCCCGCCACGCGTGATAGAGGGCCATCGGGTTGTACGTCCGTTCGACGTACGCGGCGAGGTCCGCCGGATCGTACTCCTCGCGGTAGCGAATCGGACTTCTGAGGAAGTCGATCGCGCCGTCGTTCGACTCGGCGAGCAACCGCGCGAACGTTCGGACGTCCCAGCCCTGGAGGTCGATCTCCGCATCCCGTTGTCCCTGCGGTTCGCTCTCTGCGTCCCGTCGACCGTTTCCGATTTCGTCCCCTCGCGCGTGGATCGTCGACGGGGGCTCCTCGAGGTGGGCGTACCGACGCAAATCTCTCGCCGCGTAGACGAAGCCCACGTCGTAGTCGCTCGCCGAACTCGCTCCGCCCCACGCGTGACTGCCGCGTGCGACCGCCAGCGAAATTTCGATGTCGTGCTTTCGCTCGAGCGTGCTCAACAGACTGTCGACGCCCTCAGAGACGTGGTCCGGAACGGTGGCCATAGCTGTCACTCGAGGACGTGAGTTCGCGGGACGGTCCGACCGGCCCAAAATGCCCTTCGTAGTTTCACCTTGTGACCAGAAGCACTTAAAGAATAGTCGGCTCCGACGCGAGTTTTCGGGGTCCGTTCTCGGGAACCCCGACTGGTCAGTTCGAAACCCTGGGGCTGATCAGCTCGAGACCCAGGACTGATCAACTCGAGTCACTACGTTTCGGACCGACCGACACCGCGAGGAGAACCGTTCGTCCGTCGTATCTACACCTTGTGACCAGAAGCACTTAAAGAAAATCGGGCCGTCGGACGACGCGGCGCTTGTCAACTCGCCCTTCCTCGAGCGATTCGGGGAACCCGCTTTCCATACCCACCCGTTCCGAAAGCTTGAATCGCATCCTCCCCCGAATGCGGACAATGAGTCACCAGCTTCCGGACGTACAGGCGACGTCGCCCGACGTGACCGTCGGCCTGAGTCAGGTGGGCGTCACCGGCGTTGACAAACTCGTCAAGATCGCCCGCGAGGGCAAACGACCGATCGTGCTGACTGCTGAATTCGAAGTCTTCGTCGACCTCCCGGCGTGGCGAAAGGGTGCGGACATGAGCCGCAACATGGAGGTCATCGACGAAATCCTCGAGGAAGCCACCCGCGAGGAGGCCTACCGCGTCGAAGAGGTCTGTGGCGACGCCGCAGAACGACTCCTCGAGAAACACGATTACACCTCCACGGCGAAGGTCTCGATGGAAGCGGAGTTCATGCGCCGTGAACAGACGCCCGCGAGCGACCGCGAGACCCAACACACGGTCGATATCATCGCCTCGGCGACGGCGACCGACGACGGCACCCGCGAAGAAATCGGTGCGGAAGTAACGGGGATGACCGTTTGTCCGTGCTCGCAGGGCATGTCTGCCGCGCGAGCGAAACAGACGCTCGAGAACCTCGGCGTCGAGGAGGAGACGATCACGGAATTCT from Natronorubrum sediminis encodes the following:
- a CDS encoding pyridoxal-phosphate-dependent aminotransferase family protein; this translates as MKFTPGPTTIPPAVRDAMAEPQPNPNIDPAFAERYDAVCRKLETVYDTSHDVVVPGGEGILGLESAIASLIEPGDRVLCISNGLYGDGFADFVDSYDGQAELVSAPYDEGYDLGAIETTLEDADAAGEPFTVATMVHCETPTGTLNDMGPVLDLLEEHDVLSVVDAVSSLGGTPVPTDRIDVCLGASQKCFSAPSGLTTAAVSDRAWEQMAARDPSSRYTNLLLWRDVSDGFPYTHLTANVSALDAALDLVLEEGLEAVYDRHEEAAARCRARGDALGLELYPDPERASPTVTAFHLPGEATRVQQQVADEAGIVLATGLGELADDILRLGHMGYNADTEKVDRAMDAVEAALE
- a CDS encoding DNA-directed RNA polymerase subunit epsilon, giving the protein MRDDGADLGSGVDQPRAVGDDPQREFAEKRRLETRPGSGALSRADVQRDSTVRQWGVVTPSATVIGRAETPDSDLSERIRRLHDEQHGATPGYSERAHRLDRLRTTQALCNALEVTPWQRDLALGVMDEIDLTEFGSQRAIPKVALVVIRHVVDEDRKRYFGLDDIDAQSLSADRMDELFGQYRAHDITDEETFKRLAAEYGLETTNLNRLRRVLKSQLEDELPAYGRNPYRDPNLPAVTGTNDGGSDGASATAGGDAETE
- a CDS encoding nucleotidyltransferase domain-containing protein; this encodes MATVPDHVSEGVDSLLSTLERKHDIEISLAVARGSHAWGGASSASDYDVGFVYAARDLRRYAHLEEPPSTIHARGDEIGNGRRDAESEPQGQRDAEIDLQGWDVRTFARLLAESNDGAIDFLRSPIRYREEYDPADLAAYVERTYNPMALYHAWRGIATNNYRKYISHHLVRSDDTLFPIVEVNADGDAYVVETDDGTTTVSADDERFSETQTRPTVKRNLLICRAAMAARYLEATGERGDHELPALEFETFLTEQAPTVFTDERIERARGLLERKRAGDGDVTIGDTVGRNFAHPSGEIDPAVHARDGPERERLDEFVDDYIETTGESSVL
- the mptA gene encoding GTP cyclohydrolase MptA, whose translation is MSHQLPDVQATSPDVTVGLSQVGVTGVDKLVKIAREGKRPIVLTAEFEVFVDLPAWRKGADMSRNMEVIDEILEEATREEAYRVEEVCGDAAERLLEKHDYTSTAKVSMEAEFMRREQTPASDRETQHTVDIIASATATDDGTREEIGAEVTGMTVCPCSQGMSAARAKQTLENLGVEEETITEFLDEVPQPGHSQRGHATLTVEANGDPEVDLNDVIDIARDAMSARIYNLAKRPDEDHMTYAAHSDAKFVEDCVRALAEGVVDEFDHLADDAVITMKQSNDESIHQHNAHAERKVEMETLREEVDGSY